In Kytococcus sedentarius DSM 20547, the sequence CGTGGCCGCACGCGACGTGCACGGCCTGGGCGCCGCGGAGCTGGGCGACCTCGCCCGGGCGTCGTTCACCGCCAGCCGGGCACCGCAGGAGGTGCGGGACGCCGCCGAACGCGGCATCAGCGCCTGGGTGGCCCAGCAGTCCTGACGGACGGGTCAGAGCTGGTGGCCGACGAACACCGGCTCGTTCACCAACCGCACCCCGAAGGCGTCCTCGACGCCCTCGCGGATCTCGCGCGCCAGATTGGCGACGTCTGCCGCGCGGGCGCCGCCCCGGTTCGTGATGGCCAGCGGGTGCTTGGTCGACAGGGCCGCCGGCCCCGGCATCGCGTAGCCCTTGCCGTAGCCGGCCTTGTCGATCAGCCACGCGGCACTGGTCTTGACCAGCCCCTCACCGGCGTCGAACTCCGGCGGCTCGGGCGCGTTCGGCCCCATCCGCTCGATGACGTGGGCCCGGACGTCGTCCATCTGGGCGGTCGTGATGATCGGGTTGGTGAAGAACGAGCCACAGGACCACGTGTCGTGGTCGTCGGCGTCCCAGACCATGCCCCGCTGGCGCCGCTGAGCCAGCACGGCCTCCCGAGCGTCCGCCAAGGGGACGCGCTCCCCCATCGCGACGTCGAGCCCCTGCGCCAGGGCGGCGTAGCCGACGGGCTGCGAGAGCTCGCTGCGCTCCAGGGAGAAGGTGACCGCCAGGACGACGTAACGCCCCGTCGACCCCTTCCGGGTGCGCTTGAACACCGAGTCGCGGTAGGCGAACCCGCAGTCGGCGGCGCTGAACCGCTCGAGCTCGCCCGAGTCACGATCCAGCACCTCCACCCCCGTGATCGTCTGCGAGACGTCCTGCCCGTAGGCCCCGACGTTCTGGATGGGGGTCGACCCGACACAGCCGGGGATGCCGGAGAGCGCCTCGACGCCGCTCCACCCCTGCTCCACCGCGTGGGCGACGAACCCGTCCCAGGGCTCTCCCGCGGCGGCGCGCACCAGGACGCGCTCGCCCGACCGGCCGGGCTCGCCACCGTCACCAGCGGGCCGCACCGCGTCCTCGAGCAGCTCGATGCCCCGCGTGGCGACCTGGACGACGGTGCCGGCAAAACCCGCATCGCTGATGACGAGGTTGGACCCACCGGAGACGAGAAGCAGGTCCTCCCCGGCCTCGTCCGCGGCGCGGACCGCGGCCACCAGGTCGTCGGTGCTCCCGGCGCGCACCAGGGTGCGGGCCGGGCCGCCCACCCGCAGCGTCGTCAGCGGCGCCAGCGGTGCGTCGTGCTCGACGGTCGAGGCCTCCGAGAGCGCGGGGGTGCTCATGCGCGGTCCCCGGAGAGGTCGACCACGGCGGTGGCCCTGCCCAGCACGGGCTTGGAGGCGCCCTCAGCGGTGACGGCGAGCTTCAGGGTGACCGTCTGGTCCTCGACGGCCTGCACGGTCGCCACCAGCGTCAGGACCGCCTCCCCGGGGTCCGGCACGACCACCGGCGCGGAGAAGCGCGTGGAGATCGAGGTGACCCGCGCGGGATCGCCCGCCCAGGACGCGATGCAGCTGGCGACCTGCCCCATCGTGAGCATGCCGTGGGCCAGGACGCCGGGCAGGCCGACCTCGGAGGCGATGCGGTCGCTCCAGTGGATGGGGTTGTGGTCACCCGACGCGCCGG encodes:
- a CDS encoding UDP-N-acetylmuramate dehydrogenase → MSTPALSEASTVEHDAPLAPLTTLRVGGPARTLVRAGSTDDLVAAVRAADEAGEDLLLVSGGSNLVISDAGFAGTVVQVATRGIELLEDAVRPAGDGGEPGRSGERVLVRAAAGEPWDGFVAHAVEQGWSGVEALSGIPGCVGSTPIQNVGAYGQDVSQTITGVEVLDRDSGELERFSAADCGFAYRDSVFKRTRKGSTGRYVVLAVTFSLERSELSQPVGYAALAQGLDVAMGERVPLADAREAVLAQRRQRGMVWDADDHDTWSCGSFFTNPIITTAQMDDVRAHVIERMGPNAPEPPEFDAGEGLVKTSAAWLIDKAGYGKGYAMPGPAALSTKHPLAITNRGGARAADVANLAREIREGVEDAFGVRLVNEPVFVGHQL
- a CDS encoding MaoC/PaaZ C-terminal domain-containing protein codes for the protein MTRYVDTPCTTPPEASELTVGDQVLERAIRLTRADLIAYAGASGDHNPIHWSDRIASEVGLPGVLAHGMLTMGQVASCIASWAGDPARVTSISTRFSAPVVVPDPGEAVLTLVATVQAVEDQTVTLKLAVTAEGASKPVLGRATAVVDLSGDRA